From a region of the Monodelphis domestica isolate mMonDom1 chromosome 8, mMonDom1.pri, whole genome shotgun sequence genome:
- the LOC103099857 gene encoding uncharacterized protein LOC103099857: protein MARLPGEHSSEGGYRDMFQAGEKQLPEQLNSAMPYGVLATLAEDDSSQSEEEGSRAPSSYSRETFESFTEEEKEKVVGEENQLTERKPSDALVSSEDCQTWSHASESLPVSKKLTPSLKDGDEPVNSLDSVAAEEKLNETWIQVLKAKDSPPGQHQEGSTSQAELFRDLSQHAAQSPYFEDEKTEVQRRPASPESESLPLNHSEVAMAWLPGEPSSEGGCRGTVQAGEEKHLEQLNSAMHYGVLATLAEDDSGQSEEETISAPSIYSRETFESFTEEEKEKVVGEENRLNEGKPSDSLVSSEECQTWSHVSESLPVSKKLTASLKDGDEPVNPLDSVAAEEKLNEMWIQILKAKESPTGQHQAGSTSQAELFRDFSHHAAQSPYFEDGKTEVQRRPARPESESLPLNHPKAAKDSKEAQDALGSFCATKINLIHQQMNPRETKKIRHQKLHQRPNTEKPGTHEINNSVVPLHLMNRIYQQNLRVMLSKASTIREHEISKCPECTKKRGELAQKAFLRQKKTFLDSGLLKEKIEKCFYTKDFLSLIGEVHQSLPRLSDDPKTIWKRLTTQGQTG from the coding sequence ATGGCCCGGTTGCCAGGGGAACACAGTTCAGAAGGTGGCTACAGAGACATGTTCCAGGCTGGAGAGAAGCAGCTCCCTGAGCAACTGAATTCTGCAATGCCTTATGGAGTCCTGGCTACTCTAGCTGAGGATGACTCTAGTCAGTCAGAAGAAGAGGGTAGCAGGGCTCCTTCAAGCTACTCCAGGGAGACCTTTGAGTCCTTcacagaggaagagaaggagaaggtggTAGGAGAAGAAAATCAACTGACTGAAAGGAAGCCCTCTGATGCCTTGGTGTCTTCTGAAGACTGCCAGACCTGGTCCCATGCCTCTGAGAGTCTTCCTGTGAGCAAGAAGCTGACACCAAGCTTAAAGGATGGAGATGAGCCAGTGAACTCATTGGATTCTGTTGCTGCAGAAGAGAAACTGAATGAAACATGGATCCAGGTTCTCAAGGCCAAAGATAGTCCTCCTGGACAGCACCAGGAAGGCTCCACATCCCAAGCAGAGCTGTTCAGGGACTTAAGCCAACATGCTGCCCAGTCACcttattttgaagatgagaaaactgaagtccagagaaggcCTGCAAGTCCAGAGAGTGAATCATTGCCTCTGAATCACTCAGAAGTTGCCATGGCCTGGTTGCCAGGGGAACCCAGTTCAGAAGGGGGCTGCAGAGGCACTGTCCAGGCTGGAGAGGAGAAGCATCTTGAGCAACTGAATTCTGCAATGCATTATGGAGTCCTGGCCACTCTAGCTGAGGATGACTCTGGTCAGTCAGAAGAAGAGACTATTAGTGCTCCTTCAATCTATTCCAGGGAAACCTTTGAGTCCTTcacagaggaagagaaggagaaggtggTAGGAGAAGAAAATCGACTGAATGAGGGGAAACCCTCTGACTCCTTGGTGTCTTCTGAAGAATGCCAGACCTGGTCCCATGTTTCTGAGAGTCTTCCTGTGAGCAAAAAGCTGACAGCAAGCTTAAAGGATGGAGATGAGCCAGTGAACCCATTGGACTCTGTTGCTGCAGAAGAGAAATTGAATGAAATGTGGATCCAGATTCTCAAGGCCAAAGAAAGTCCTACTGGACAGCACCAGGCAGGCTCCACATCCCAAGCAGAGCTGTTCAGGGACTTCAGTCACCATGCTGCCCAGTCACCTTATTTtgaagatgggaaaactgaagtccagagaaggcCTGCAAGACCAGAGAGTGAATCATTGCCTCTGAATCACCCAAAAGCTGCAAAAGACTCAAAAGAGGCCCAGGATGCTCTGGGGTCATTTTGTGCCACTAAGATAAACTTGATTCATCAGCAGATGAACCCTCGGGAGACAAAGAAGATCAGGCATCAGAAGCTGCACCAAAGACCCAATACAGAGAAGCCAGGGACACATGAGATAAACAATTCTGTTGTTCCTTTACATCTGATGAACAGAATCTATCAGCAAAACCTGAGGGTGATGCTCAGCAAGGCTTCAACAATTAGGGAGCATGAAATTTCCAAGTGCCCAGAATGTACTAAGAAAAGAGGAGAACTAGCCCAGAAGGCTTTTCTGCGTCAGAAAAAAACCTTCCTAGATTCAGGTCTActcaaagagaaaattgaaaagtGCTTCTATACCAAAGATTTTCTCAGTCTCATTGGAGAAGTCCACCAAAGCCTTCCCAGACTTTCTGATGACCCAAAGACCATCTGGAAAAGATTGACTACTCAAGGTCAGACTGGCTAG